One stretch of Urocitellus parryii isolate mUroPar1 chromosome 12, mUroPar1.hap1, whole genome shotgun sequence DNA includes these proteins:
- the LOC144249679 gene encoding uncharacterized protein C2orf78-like → MHSLASATHASSRVISSSFVSTIDVTSSLTMSENFQNSSLHGNADSLQLSLPVVTNAASLTGSVCNFSRASAPAATSAWLLPSTCGTSFQPLMGSASLYQHASTAMVSGVTGRNQTPMAPAPCPSISEWYIPGSAEKSSSSLRDFNLTVRLRQITADSSLSMAFQDDKTSEANVMIPGYPLLSGRLVQVTLPQIPNQGHCLSLPHQEGSQVYYYDQSSLGTLLSGEHWPCLQSYGSVPYAGSSAAAPQPEMVTVLKEVQPTNALPSVPTPVTYYSVSTQSIEGTNFQGMETSLGMEASLGLQPPSQTFCLPQPPEFSYICNNRKSQISEKNSQTELGDISTITPVQSSTDFLALPPNQSQKQTEIKNLCEINTMLTEPLDAYQIAMENQDPPLLPLDIPEIHRLLASVGPLDQEEKPHSENTLLERSSLSLEDQGTLENGTEFSSCFGDLTALLGDIQLPELFDSLKDLDQAESPTITNSNDTRSIMVNQGQEITSALKGPSDPVRNKKHKASESPHGTPQAKMQLRDLEGALGGEVAHRDTDSSRANVHTAKHSNSKAQEAASSRNSKAKGHGQEKTKRTREKNSKKAEERKQPGNRVQAEEKPTVPKLKRKRNQPELCQESFKKPRSCLGMHMVESVQVFHALGKKNDKKTGLSSSRAPGNSGSTQDPRTCPAMKPRLVVKGPEKSQVKAQNPDISAEGEGPAPSIYEPPPPGKVKLVPLPFLTQEKPPPRPVINRRPQSLASRRPTGAYPAQPGPASSAQPMAVNTSQPATANPSWIRPAKPAHPVLTHAIQSRVSASTQPSVPWSAASGPAPYKTSSCTSLHWQPIPRVGTKPQSQPPKPQNQYLLQDFALQPIPWRKPNVAGQVVSTPITKQQRPEREAMKKKAQQERENAAKYTALGRVQCFIEREREMEISRYYGYTM, encoded by the exons ATCCTTTGTATCTACAATTGATGTGACCTCTTCTCTGACCATGTCAG aaaatttccaaaattcttcTTTACATGGAAATGCTGATTCTCTgcagctctctcttcctgtggtgaCCAATGCAGCTTCCCTGACAGGAAGTGTCTGCAACTtctccagagcctctgctccAGCTGCCACTTCAGCATGGTTACTGCCCTCAACCTGTGGCACCTCCTTCCAGCCACTCATGGGCAGTGCCTCCCTTTATCAACATGCTAGCACAGCCATGGTGTCTGGGGTTACTGGCCGGAACCAGACTCCCATGGCACCTGCCCCCTGTCCAAGTATCTCTGAGTGGTATATCCCAGGAAGTGCTGAAAAGAGCTCATCTTCACTCAGGGACTTTAATCTGACTGTCAGGTTAAGGCAGATTACAGCAGATTCTTCCCTATCTATGGCATTCCAGGATGACAAAACTTCCGAAGCCAATGTCATGATCCCTGGGTATCCACTACTATCGGGTAGGCTTGTCCAGGTGACACTACCTCAGATTCCAAATCAAGGACATTGCCTCTCACTACCCCACCAAGAAGGAAGCCAGGTCTACTACTATGATCAAAGCTCTCTGGGGACTCTGCTCTCTGGAGAACATTGGCCCTGCCTGCAATCCTATGGCTCTGTGCCATATGCAGGAAGTAGTGCCGCTGCCCCTCAACCAGAAATGGTGACAGTGCTAAAGGAAGTTCAGCCCACAAATGCCCTACCATCAGTCCCTACACCTGTGACCTACTACTCTGTGTCCACTCAGAGTATAGAAGGAACAAATTTTCAAG GGATGGAAACTTCCCTAGGGATGGAGGCTTCCTTGGGATTGCAACCTCCAAGTCAGACATTTTGTCTTCCACAGCCTCCAGAATTCTCATACATCTGCAATAACAGAAAAAGCCAAATAAGTGAGAAAAACTCACAAACTGAACTTGGGGACATTTCCACAATCACTCCAGTCCAGAGTTCCACTGATTTCTTGGCATTGCCCCCAAATCAAAGCCAGAAACAAACAGAGATTAAGAATTTGTGTGAGATTAACACCATGCTCACAGAGCCGCTGGATGCCTACCAAATTGCCATGGAGAACCAGGATCCTCCACTACTCCCTTTAGACATCCCAGAAATCCACCGGCTTCTGGCCTCCGTTGGTCCTCTGGACCAAGAGGAGAAGCCACATTCTGAAAATACCCTTCTAGAAAGGAGTAGCTTGAGTCTTGAGGACCAAGGCACACTTGAAAATGGGACTGAATTTAGCAGTTGTTTTGGAGACCTCACTGCACTGCTGGGGGATATTCAACTTCCTGAGCTTTTCGATTCCTTGAAAGACCTTGACCAAGCTGAGAGTCCCACAATAACAAATTCCAATGACACCAGATCCATCATGGTGAATCAGGGGCAGGAAATCACAAGTGCCTTAAAGGGTCCTAGTGATCCAGTGAGGAACAAAAAACATAAAGCCTCAGAGTCTCCTCATGGAACTCCTCAGGCCAAAATGCAGCTAAGGGACCTAGAGGGTGCATTAGGAGGAGAAGTTGCTCACAGGGATACAGACAGCAGTAGGGCCAATGTGCACACAGCCAAGCACTCTAACAGCAAAGCTCAGGAAGCTGCATCCAGCAGGAACAGCAAGGCTAAGGGCCATGGGCAGGAAAAGACCAAGAGAAccagggaaaaaaattccaagaaagcCGAGGAGAGGAAGCAGCCAGGCAACAGAGTCCAGGCGGAAGAGAAGCCAACTGTGCCCAAACTAAAGCGGAAGAGGAACCAACCTGAGCTTTGCCAGGAGTCCTTTAAAAAGCCTCGGAGCTGTCTCGGCATGCACATGGTGGAGTCGGTGCAGGTTTTCCACGCACTGGGGAAGAAGAATGACAAGAAAACTGGGCTCTCTTCCTCCCGGGCCCCGGGAAACTCAGGCAGTACCCAAGACCCCCGTACATGCCCAGCTATGAAACCAAGGCTGGTGGTTAAGGGTCCTGAGAAATCACAAGTCAAAGCCCAGAATCCAGATATCAGTGCTGAAGGAGAGGGTCCCGCTCCATCCATTTATGAGCCTCCACCACCTGGGAAGGTCAAATTGGTACCTTTGCCTTTTCTGACCCAGGAGAAACCTCCACCTCGACCAGTAATCAATAGGAGGCCACAGTCTCTGGCCTCACGGAGACCCACTGGGGCTtaccctgcccagcctggccctgctaGCTCAGCTCAACCCATGGCAGTCAACACATCCCAACCAGCTACTGCCAACCCATCTTGGATTCGTCCTGCCAAGCCAGCTCACCCCGTTTTGACTCATGCCATTCAGTCACGTGTGAGCGCTTCTACCCAGCCTAGTGTCCCTTGGTCTGCTGCTTCTGGGCCTGCACCCTACAAAACATCATCTTGTACTTCTCTTCATTGGCAACCCATTCCCAGGGTTGGGACCAAGCCCCAGTCACAACCGCCCAAGCCTCAAAACCAATATCTCCTCCAAGACTTTGCCTTACAACCAATTCCATGGAGGAAACCCAATGTTGCTGGGCAAGTAGTATCAACTCCCATCACCAAACAGCAGAGGCCAGAGCGGGAAGCCATGAAGAAGAAGGCTCAACAAGAGCGTGAGAATGCTGCCAAGTACACTGCTTTGGGGAGAGTGCAGTGTTTcattgagagggaaagagagatggagattTCTCGCTACTATGGCTACACAATGTAA